The following coding sequences lie in one Methylotenera versatilis 301 genomic window:
- the cysT gene encoding sulfate ABC transporter permease subunit CysT: MSTKKNILPGFNLSLGYTILYLSLIVLIPLSAAFIKTTELSFNEFWEVVTAPRVVASYKLTFGASLIGALINAVFGLLTAWVLVRYKFPGKKILDALVDLPFALPTAVAGITLATLYSAHGWIGAWLEPHGIKVASTPLGVIVALTFIGLPFVVRTVQPVLEDLEAETEEAAASLGANRWQTFSKIVFPAIWPALLTGFSLAFARAIGEYGSVIFIAGNIPFVSEITPLIIYIKLDEHEYSQATAVAVVMLVISFLLLFAINGLQWWLNRRHTTSH, translated from the coding sequence ATGTCCACTAAAAAGAATATCCTCCCTGGTTTTAATCTGTCTCTAGGCTACACGATACTGTACCTTAGCTTGATAGTATTGATTCCCTTATCAGCCGCATTCATTAAAACAACAGAATTAAGTTTTAATGAGTTTTGGGAGGTAGTAACAGCACCGAGGGTAGTAGCTTCTTACAAACTAACCTTTGGTGCATCTTTAATTGGTGCATTGATTAACGCCGTATTTGGACTACTCACCGCTTGGGTATTGGTGCGCTACAAGTTTCCAGGTAAAAAAATCCTTGATGCTTTAGTCGATTTACCTTTTGCACTTCCTACTGCGGTAGCGGGTATTACTTTAGCCACCTTGTATTCAGCACATGGCTGGATAGGTGCTTGGCTAGAGCCACATGGTATCAAAGTGGCTTCTACGCCGCTTGGTGTAATTGTTGCACTGACATTTATTGGCTTGCCATTTGTTGTGCGTACAGTGCAACCTGTATTAGAAGATTTAGAAGCTGAAACAGAAGAGGCCGCAGCTAGCTTGGGGGCTAATCGCTGGCAGACCTTCTCTAAGATTGTATTCCCAGCGATATGGCCAGCACTACTCACAGGCTTCTCATTAGCTTTTGCCCGAGCAATCGGTGAATATGGTTCAGTCATATTCATTGCAGGTAATATTCCTTTTGTCTCTGAGATTACCCCACTTATCATCTACATTAAATTAGATGAACATGAGTACTCGCAGGCCACAGCTGTGGCTGTAGTGATGTTAGTTATTTCCTTTTTACTTTTGTTTGCTATTAACGGTTTGCAATGGTGGCTTAACCGTCGTCATACAACCTCACACTAA
- a CDS encoding sulfate/molybdate ABC transporter ATP-binding protein gives MSIEIRNIKKNFGSFSALNDISLDVPSGELVALLGPSGCGKTTLLRIIAGLETPDSGSIHFYGEDATARQVRERQVGFVFQHYALFRHMTVFENVAFGLRVRPKETRPSDAEIKRRVHELLELVQLDWLSDRYPPQLSGGQRQRIALARALAVEPKVLLLDEPFGALDAKVRKELRRWLRRLHDELHITSIFVTHDQDEALEVSDRVVVINKGNIEQIGSPQDVYNHPATPFVYQFLGNVNQFNSHVHLGEAKIGDIQVKVDAHEGTQNSVATAYVRPHDIEVHKVRNGSAQGFEATVSYIHAIGPLVRLELQPADQSELVEAELTQERFRELNLTQGENVFVYPRNVRVFLDDGSHIKLTPN, from the coding sequence ATGAGTATCGAAATACGTAATATCAAAAAGAACTTTGGAAGCTTTAGCGCCCTGAATGATATTAGCTTGGATGTGCCTAGCGGTGAGCTAGTCGCATTGCTCGGACCTTCAGGTTGCGGTAAAACCACACTGTTAAGAATCATTGCGGGACTCGAAACGCCAGACTCAGGTAGCATTCACTTTTATGGTGAAGATGCAACCGCGAGACAAGTACGCGAACGTCAGGTAGGCTTTGTATTTCAACATTATGCCTTGTTCCGCCACATGACCGTGTTTGAGAACGTGGCTTTTGGATTACGTGTGCGTCCTAAAGAAACACGACCCTCTGATGCTGAAATTAAAAGACGTGTGCATGAGTTACTTGAACTCGTGCAGCTGGACTGGCTGTCAGATCGTTACCCTCCACAATTGTCTGGTGGGCAGCGACAACGCATCGCTTTAGCACGTGCCTTGGCCGTTGAACCTAAGGTTTTATTACTTGATGAGCCGTTCGGCGCATTAGATGCAAAAGTCCGTAAAGAACTTCGTCGCTGGTTACGTCGTCTGCATGATGAGCTTCATATCACGAGTATCTTCGTGACTCATGACCAAGACGAAGCCTTAGAGGTTTCTGACCGTGTTGTTGTGATTAACAAAGGTAATATTGAGCAAATAGGGTCGCCACAAGATGTTTATAACCATCCGGCAACGCCATTTGTATATCAATTCTTAGGTAATGTGAACCAATTCAATAGCCATGTGCATTTAGGTGAAGCGAAAATTGGTGATATTCAAGTAAAAGTTGACGCACATGAAGGCACACAGAATAGCGTAGCAACTGCATATGTGCGTCCGCATGACATTGAAGTGCATAAAGTACGTAATGGCAGTGCGCAAGGCTTTGAAGCGACCGTTAGTTACATTCATGCTATTGGTCCATTGGTAAGATTAGAACTACAACCAGCAGATCAATCAGAGTTAGTAGAAGCGGAGTTAACACAAGAACGCTTCCGTGAATTAAACCTCACTCAAGGCGAGAACGTATTTGTGTATCCAAGAAACGTACGTGTATTCTTAGACGATGGCAGCCATATTAAGCTGACTCCGAACTAA
- a CDS encoding EAL domain-containing protein, translated as MTQQPIAAPPIASHVEQLRLQLKESLLLDFDEYGLAEQFTGEFNSTFVGVRLNTAFQPIYDSEAGDLYGHEALLRPTLGSELASAPEFAFTYAEQAGKLVEFDRVSRTLHVLNFRQIYAENGLLFLNVHPKLLVSVNEHGKVFERILHANSVPTERIVIEIQEALIEHDQQLSDAINNYRDRGYRIAIDRFGSDQSHIDRLWKFTPDFVKLDLNLIQQAETNVRVRNALPGLVKIIQDIGAKPVITGIETQNQLDIAIESGGTLFQGYFLAKPVTAKELQPSSLFKRSPSIVNVREAA; from the coding sequence ATGACCCAACAACCAATTGCTGCACCTCCAATTGCCTCACATGTGGAGCAATTACGATTGCAGTTGAAAGAATCATTATTGCTGGATTTCGATGAATACGGCTTAGCCGAACAGTTTACTGGCGAGTTCAATAGCACGTTTGTAGGAGTGCGCTTGAATACTGCTTTTCAACCAATTTATGATAGCGAAGCTGGCGATTTATATGGGCATGAAGCCTTGCTAAGACCGACCTTAGGCAGTGAGTTAGCCAGCGCACCAGAATTTGCATTCACCTATGCCGAGCAAGCTGGAAAGTTAGTTGAGTTCGACCGTGTTAGCAGAACTTTGCACGTACTGAACTTTAGACAAATCTATGCAGAAAATGGTTTGCTATTTCTAAACGTGCATCCCAAGCTACTAGTTTCGGTCAATGAGCACGGCAAAGTGTTTGAGCGAATTTTACACGCCAACTCGGTTCCCACTGAGCGTATTGTCATTGAAATACAAGAGGCCTTAATCGAGCATGATCAGCAATTGTCGGATGCAATCAACAACTATCGTGATCGCGGTTACCGTATCGCGATAGACCGATTTGGTAGCGACCAGTCACATATCGATCGACTATGGAAATTCACGCCTGATTTCGTTAAATTGGATTTAAATTTGATCCAGCAAGCTGAAACTAATGTGCGTGTTCGCAATGCTTTACCTGGCTTGGTTAAGATCATTCAAGACATAGGCGCGAAGCCTGTGATTACAGGCATAGAAACACAAAATCAATTAGATATTGCAATTGAGTCTGGTGGCACGTTGTTTCAAGGTTACTTCTTAGCTAAACCTGTTACCGCTAAAGAGTTGCAACCGTCCTCACTATTTAAACGTTCACCTTCAATTGTTAATGTGCGCGAGGCCGCTTAA
- the cysW gene encoding sulfate ABC transporter permease subunit CysW: MSINTATNTLAQSQYSNYNNKVAISRATSEPALVRRLFISIVVLFLGVFLILPLLAVFTEALRHGFATYFAAISDPNALSAMKLTLIAALIAVPLNVVFGVSAAWAIAKFEFKGKSILITLIDLPFAVSPVIAGLIYILIFGMQGWFGSYLFDHDIKVIFAIPGIVLATIFVTFPFVARELIPLMQAQGKDEEEAGLVLGASGWQILWRITFPNIKWGLLYGVILTNARAMGEFGAVSAVSGHIIGMTNTLPLHVEILYADHQLAAAFAVASLLALLAIVTLILKTFVEWRVAQNAIHNESI, from the coding sequence ATGTCAATTAACACAGCTACAAATACTTTAGCTCAATCGCAATATAGCAATTACAACAACAAAGTGGCTATCAGCCGGGCGACTTCTGAGCCAGCTTTGGTACGCCGTCTGTTTATTTCAATTGTTGTGCTATTTCTAGGTGTTTTTCTAATATTGCCTTTGCTTGCAGTATTTACAGAGGCATTACGTCACGGCTTTGCGACTTACTTTGCAGCGATATCAGATCCTAATGCGCTGTCCGCAATGAAGCTGACCTTAATCGCAGCGCTGATTGCCGTGCCGCTTAATGTGGTATTTGGTGTGTCTGCGGCGTGGGCAATTGCTAAGTTTGAATTTAAGGGTAAGAGCATACTGATTACACTGATTGACTTACCATTCGCCGTATCACCTGTGATTGCTGGTTTAATCTATATCTTAATTTTCGGTATGCAAGGCTGGTTTGGCTCATATCTGTTCGACCATGACATCAAAGTCATCTTTGCAATACCAGGCATTGTACTAGCTACCATTTTTGTTACCTTTCCGTTTGTTGCGCGTGAGTTAATACCTTTAATGCAAGCGCAAGGCAAAGATGAAGAAGAAGCGGGGCTTGTGTTAGGGGCATCAGGTTGGCAAATCCTGTGGCGCATCACATTCCCGAATATCAAATGGGGCTTGCTATATGGCGTAATTTTAACTAATGCACGTGCCATGGGCGAGTTTGGTGCAGTTTCTGCCGTGTCTGGGCACATTATTGGCATGACCAATACGCTGCCTCTGCATGTAGAAATTCTTTACGCGGATCACCAATTAGCAGCAGCCTTTGCTGTGGCTTCATTATTGGCGTTGCTAGCGATTGTCACACTGATACTCAAAACCTTTGTCGAATGGCGTGTGGCACAAAACGCTATCCACAATGAGAGTATCTAA